In Natronomonas halophila, one DNA window encodes the following:
- a CDS encoding carbohydrate kinase family protein has product MRVVCAGHINWDVRLRVDRLPDPDDEARVRDRSASGGGSAANVAVCLSRLGIDTRLLGSVGDDDTGREALADIRAAGVDPSVTVVEDAETTTKYILIDVDGEVALLGTDGANEALGPADVSPELFDGAELVHLTGQRPDTARHIADLAVDRDVFVSFDPGRRLPDRDYADVLDRTDLLFVTDREAEAIEAAVPRQVTKHGVGGATYAGPEGEYSHAGFGVESVVDTTGAGDAFAAGFLSSWLAERDPEHALSVGNAAGALAASTYGPRPDLPSDPLSEVR; this is encoded by the coding sequence ATGCGCGTCGTCTGTGCGGGCCACATCAACTGGGACGTCCGCCTCCGCGTCGACCGACTGCCCGACCCCGACGACGAGGCTCGCGTTCGCGACCGGTCGGCCTCGGGCGGCGGGAGCGCGGCCAACGTCGCGGTCTGTCTCTCCCGTCTCGGCATCGATACGCGACTGTTAGGCAGCGTCGGCGACGACGACACCGGCCGCGAGGCGCTCGCGGACATCCGGGCGGCGGGAGTGGACCCGTCGGTGACCGTCGTCGAGGACGCCGAAACGACGACGAAATACATCCTCATCGACGTCGACGGGGAAGTCGCGCTGCTGGGAACCGACGGCGCCAACGAGGCGCTCGGTCCGGCGGACGTCTCTCCCGAACTCTTCGATGGCGCCGAACTCGTCCACCTCACCGGACAGCGGCCGGACACCGCCCGCCACATTGCGGACCTCGCAGTCGACCGTGACGTCTTCGTCAGTTTCGACCCCGGCCGGCGACTCCCGGACCGGGATTACGCCGACGTTCTGGACCGGACGGACCTCCTCTTCGTCACCGACCGCGAGGCAGAAGCCATCGAGGCGGCCGTCCCGCGACAGGTGACCAAACACGGGGTCGGCGGCGCGACCTACGCAGGCCCCGAGGGCGAGTACAGCCACGCCGGGTTCGGCGTCGAGTCGGTCGTCGACACGACCGGAGCGGGCGATGCGTTCGCTGCCGGTTTCCTCTCGTCGTGGCTCGCGGAACGCGACCCCGAACACGCCCTCTCGGTCGGCAACGCGGCCGGCGCGCTGGCGGCCTCGACCTACGGGCCGCGGCCCGACCTCCCGTCGGACCCCCTTTCGGAGGTGCGGTGA
- a CDS encoding DUF7511 domain-containing protein, producing the protein MPSDRPPGTEREGEETEREHPVVRRSERPERPGLTSRTVRRSDDPDRWTVFPADATGVPRMSTWLSVNADCVVDLEAFR; encoded by the coding sequence ATGCCTTCCGACCGACCGCCCGGAACGGAGCGAGAGGGAGAGGAGACCGAACGCGAACATCCAGTCGTTCGGCGCTCGGAGCGGCCCGAACGACCAGGGCTGACGTCGCGGACGGTTCGCCGGTCCGACGACCCGGACCGTTGGACGGTGTTTCCCGCTGACGCAACCGGCGTTCCCCGCATGTCGACGTGGCTGTCGGTCAACGCGGACTGTGTCGTCGACCTTGAAGCGTTCCGGTAG
- a CDS encoding ArsR/SmtB family transcription factor, with amino-acid sequence MSQATERLERYLEDELGECRSEDVDQRLDELGNLTAAIEGGRIDRELDVLSALSNETRFTLLRVLVAAGEELCVCELNAVVDVSESGLSHAMSDLVDAGLVDGRKDGRWKKYRATNRAVAIVTVLDGSIE; translated from the coding sequence GTGTCACAAGCGACGGAACGCCTCGAACGGTACCTCGAAGACGAGCTTGGCGAGTGCCGAAGCGAGGACGTCGACCAAAGACTTGACGAACTCGGCAACTTGACGGCCGCTATCGAGGGCGGTCGAATCGATCGGGAACTCGACGTCCTTTCGGCGCTCAGCAACGAGACGCGGTTTACGTTGCTTCGCGTGCTGGTCGCGGCCGGCGAGGAACTCTGCGTCTGCGAACTCAATGCGGTCGTCGACGTCAGCGAGAGCGGATTGAGCCACGCCATGTCCGACCTCGTCGACGCGGGCCTCGTCGACGGACGCAAGGACGGCCGCTGGAAGAAGTATCGCGCGACCAACCGGGCGGTCGCCATCGTCACGGTTCTGGACGGGAGCATCGAATGA
- a CDS encoding nucleoside phosphorylase: MAKQPHLLVEEGDLADVALVPGDPGRVDRIADHCDDAETVAENREYKVVNATYEGTELTICSTGIGSPSTAIAVEEMAAVGVERFVRVGTTGALQSGIEIGDMIVATGAAKDEGTTKRYENVEVPAVPDYETLDALVEAAKHRDAPVHVGPIATDDAFYAETEAVVDDWEAAELLCVEMEAAALFTLARRKGLSAGAICTVDGNLVEGTQKGETEDEELPDKAKDNVGRAIRIALDAVEGL; the protein is encoded by the coding sequence ATGGCAAAACAGCCGCACCTGCTCGTCGAGGAGGGTGACCTCGCCGACGTCGCGCTCGTGCCCGGCGATCCCGGGCGCGTCGACCGCATCGCCGACCACTGTGACGACGCCGAAACCGTCGCGGAGAACCGCGAATACAAGGTCGTCAACGCCACCTACGAGGGGACGGAGTTGACAATCTGTTCGACCGGTATCGGGTCGCCGTCGACTGCCATCGCCGTCGAGGAGATGGCGGCCGTCGGCGTCGAGCGGTTCGTCCGAGTCGGGACGACCGGCGCCCTCCAGTCCGGCATCGAAATCGGGGACATGATCGTCGCCACCGGTGCCGCCAAGGACGAGGGGACGACGAAACGCTACGAGAACGTCGAGGTACCCGCAGTGCCCGACTACGAGACGCTGGACGCGCTCGTCGAGGCCGCCAAACACCGCGACGCGCCGGTCCACGTCGGCCCCATCGCTACCGACGACGCCTTCTACGCCGAAACCGAGGCGGTCGTCGATGACTGGGAGGCCGCCGAGCTGCTCTGTGTCGAGATGGAGGCCGCCGCGCTCTTCACGCTCGCCCGTCGGAAGGGGCTCAGCGCCGGCGCCATCTGTACCGTCGACGGCAACCTCGTCGAGGGAACCCAGAAGGGCGAAACCGAGGACGAGGAACTGCCCGACAAGGCCAAGGACAACGTCGGCCGTGCGATTCGTATCGCACTGGACGCCGTCGAGGGTCTCTAA
- a CDS encoding low molecular weight phosphatase family protein: protein MTDNSIRLGFVCVQNAGRSQMATAFAERERDERGLKGTVDIVTGGTDPADEVHDIVVRLMDEEGIDLSERSPREVSTEELNACDVVATMGCSTLELDADTDVRDWALRDPDGADEETAREVREEVRENVRALFDEIEAEQ, encoded by the coding sequence ATGACCGACAACTCGATTCGACTCGGCTTTGTCTGCGTCCAGAACGCCGGCCGCAGTCAGATGGCAACGGCCTTCGCCGAACGCGAACGCGACGAGCGTGGCCTCAAAGGTACCGTCGACATCGTCACCGGCGGCACCGACCCCGCCGACGAGGTCCACGACATCGTCGTCCGACTCATGGACGAGGAAGGAATCGACCTCTCCGAGCGAAGCCCCCGCGAGGTGTCGACCGAGGAACTGAACGCCTGTGACGTCGTCGCAACGATGGGCTGTTCGACGCTGGAACTCGACGCCGACACCGATGTTCGGGACTGGGCCCTCCGTGACCCCGACGGCGCCGACGAGGAAACCGCTCGCGAGGTTCGTGAAGAGGTCCGCGAAAACGTTCGGGCACTTTTCGACGAAATCGAAGCGGAGCAGTAG
- the pstA gene encoding phosphate ABC transporter permease PstA, with product MATETSPEFEQVSRTKGVAFEYLSLGASVVGLVALAVLLIYVFVDAFDLAAASPEWLLTYFLTLVVPFIGFCLYSAKSRELARNTAIALGGGLVGTAAVFTAIETFLGTVPRLSWQLVYLFVVVTPVTAYVTFVGSQKPTGKAGFGLLGRLLGGAALGLALVVLFLVFDARLWFLAYTLGVFPAAVVFLYGRYNPDSRLSMAAAPLAVVGLVVATVLRQIVNVYPTTFLIYVWTLVVPVAAAVGALTYRRRGRTVGTIAGLLTLAIAAGGGFATGMVGQSMAKATLVLLTASAPTITFVDRVFEKREGREGLLLPLLVLAGVLAGAAIVSMWGVPKPDPWLDPSFVTSAPSRNAIEAGLYPAIVGSVLIIAIVAILSFVLGVGTAVFLEEYTSDTGIIGALTRLIQVNIANLAAVPSVVYGLLGLGLFANLLGFGYGTAVTAGITLSLLILPITIISAQEAIRSIPDDMRRGSDAMGATRWQTTKNVVLPEALPGILTGTILALGRAIGETAPLIMIGAATTVFSPPSSIWNKISAMPMQIFAWANYPQDEFRYGVVAAGVVTLLIVLLGMNATAILIRNKAE from the coding sequence ATGGCGACCGAAACCTCACCCGAGTTCGAACAGGTCAGTCGAACCAAGGGCGTCGCCTTCGAGTACCTCTCGCTCGGGGCCTCGGTCGTTGGCCTCGTCGCGCTGGCGGTGCTGCTCATCTACGTCTTCGTCGACGCCTTCGACCTCGCCGCGGCCAGCCCCGAATGGCTGTTGACCTACTTCCTGACGCTCGTCGTTCCCTTCATCGGGTTCTGTCTGTACAGCGCGAAGAGCCGCGAACTCGCCCGGAACACGGCTATCGCACTCGGTGGTGGTCTCGTCGGTACTGCTGCGGTCTTCACTGCCATCGAAACGTTCCTCGGCACCGTCCCGCGGCTATCCTGGCAACTGGTCTATCTGTTCGTCGTCGTGACGCCCGTGACGGCCTACGTCACGTTCGTCGGCAGCCAGAAGCCCACCGGAAAAGCCGGATTCGGCCTCCTCGGTCGCCTTCTGGGTGGCGCCGCACTCGGCCTCGCACTCGTCGTCCTCTTTTTGGTCTTCGACGCGCGCCTCTGGTTCCTCGCCTACACCCTCGGCGTCTTCCCGGCCGCCGTCGTCTTCCTCTACGGTCGCTACAACCCCGACTCCCGACTCTCGATGGCGGCAGCCCCGCTTGCGGTCGTCGGCCTCGTCGTCGCGACCGTCCTCCGGCAAATCGTCAACGTCTACCCGACCACCTTCCTCATCTACGTCTGGACGCTGGTCGTTCCGGTTGCTGCGGCCGTCGGCGCGCTCACCTACCGGCGACGCGGCCGCACCGTCGGCACGATTGCCGGCCTCCTGACGCTGGCAATCGCCGCGGGCGGCGGGTTTGCGACGGGCATGGTCGGCCAGTCGATGGCCAAGGCGACGCTCGTCCTGCTGACTGCCAGCGCACCGACGATTACCTTCGTCGACCGTGTTTTCGAAAAGCGCGAGGGCCGGGAAGGCCTGCTGCTCCCGCTGTTGGTACTCGCCGGCGTCCTCGCCGGAGCAGCCATCGTGAGCATGTGGGGCGTTCCGAAACCGGACCCGTGGCTCGACCCCTCGTTCGTGACGAGCGCACCCTCACGGAACGCCATCGAGGCGGGCCTCTATCCCGCCATCGTCGGATCGGTCCTTATCATCGCCATCGTGGCTATTCTCTCGTTCGTCCTCGGTGTCGGCACCGCCGTCTTCCTCGAAGAGTACACCTCCGACACCGGCATCATCGGCGCGCTCACCCGACTCATCCAGGTCAACATCGCCAACCTCGCGGCCGTCCCCTCGGTCGTCTACGGCCTGCTCGGCCTGGGCCTGTTCGCCAACCTGCTCGGGTTCGGCTACGGGACGGCCGTCACCGCCGGGATTACGCTCTCGCTTTTGATTCTCCCGATTACCATCATCTCCGCACAGGAGGCCATCCGCTCGATTCCCGACGATATGCGTCGGGGGTCGGATGCGATGGGAGCGACCCGCTGGCAGACGACGAAGAACGTTGTCCTCCCCGAGGCGCTGCCCGGTATCCTGACCGGGACCATCCTCGCACTGGGTCGGGCCATCGGCGAGACGGCACCGCTTATCATGATCGGTGCCGCGACGACCGTCTTCAGCCCCCCCAGCAGCATCTGGAACAAGATCAGCGCGATGCCGATGCAGATCTTCGCGTGGGCGAACTACCCCCAAGACGAGTTCCGATACGGGGTCGTCGCTGCCGGCGTCGTCACGCTGCTTATCGTCCTGCTCGGGATGAACGCTACGGCGATTCTCATCCGAAACAAGGCCGAATAA
- a CDS encoding DUF63 family protein has protein sequence MPILPSGFALPALPYLLGLLVAGVATGVLLYLRRPPVTEDTVAALTPWMAGGGALYALYQDGVVPPGVAPLFGSPAVYVTTGILAGLVWAAIADRAPEGWQPTTAPGLLAITGTAVLLSALTAAYASSVNSGDGFNGGIAVGILLGAVVLTAVVWFALFRTRGRAVEATGTVGLAAVFGHALDGVSTAVGYDLLGFGEQTPLSRIIIEAAGALPTAELIGSGWLFVLVKLALAAVVVAAFEDYVREEPSEGYLFLGLIAAVGLGPGAHNVVLFAIV, from the coding sequence GTGCCGATACTTCCGTCCGGTTTCGCGCTACCCGCGCTTCCGTACCTGCTCGGATTGCTCGTCGCCGGTGTGGCGACGGGGGTCCTGCTGTATCTGCGTCGCCCGCCCGTCACCGAGGATACGGTGGCTGCGCTCACGCCGTGGATGGCCGGCGGCGGCGCGCTCTACGCGCTGTATCAGGACGGCGTCGTCCCGCCCGGCGTGGCGCCGCTTTTCGGGTCGCCCGCGGTCTACGTCACGACCGGCATCCTCGCGGGGTTGGTGTGGGCCGCCATCGCTGACCGCGCTCCCGAGGGGTGGCAGCCGACGACGGCGCCCGGTCTGCTGGCGATTACCGGCACGGCCGTCCTGCTTTCGGCGCTGACGGCGGCGTACGCCAGCAGCGTCAACAGCGGCGACGGCTTCAACGGCGGCATCGCGGTCGGCATTCTCCTTGGGGCTGTCGTCCTGACCGCCGTCGTCTGGTTTGCCCTGTTTCGCACGCGCGGCCGCGCCGTCGAGGCGACGGGCACCGTGGGTCTGGCCGCGGTGTTCGGCCACGCGCTCGACGGGGTGTCGACGGCCGTCGGCTACGACCTGCTCGGGTTCGGCGAGCAGACGCCGCTGTCCCGAATCATCATCGAGGCAGCGGGGGCGTTGCCCACCGCGGAACTCATCGGCTCGGGGTGGCTCTTCGTCCTCGTGAAACTGGCCCTCGCGGCCGTCGTCGTGGCTGCGTTCGAGGACTACGTTCGCGAGGAACCCTCCGAGGGCTACCTGTTTTTGGGCCTCATCGCAGCAGTCGGCCTCGGCCCCGGCGCACACAACGTCGTTCTCTTCGCTATCGTCTAA
- a CDS encoding PstS family phosphate ABC transporter substrate-binding protein translates to MEASRFGDLTRRDALKAFGGAGAVAVAGCTETENGDSGGLSGNINIAGSSTVFPLMSAMAEEFSSDYSGVNIDISSTGTGGGFSNHFCPANTDFNNASREIMPEEEELCADNNVDYIELTVATDALTVVVNNEADFVDCLTVEELASIWESDAVETWDEVRDEFPNEPIERYGAADTSGTYDYFIENVQGAEAGHTDDYQATERDDTIAQGVAGSEYAIGYFGFSYYYNNPDEVKALGIDNGDGCVKPSLDTASSGEYQPLSRRLYTYPSMSSLAKDHVAEFARFVVEQTTNEELVAQDVGYVPLNDSRQEEEMNKLESAIEDAQS, encoded by the coding sequence ATGGAAGCGAGCCGATTCGGCGACCTGACTCGACGTGACGCACTAAAGGCATTCGGCGGGGCCGGTGCGGTCGCGGTGGCCGGCTGTACCGAAACCGAAAACGGCGACTCGGGAGGCCTCTCCGGGAATATCAATATCGCTGGATCGAGCACCGTGTTCCCGCTAATGAGCGCGATGGCGGAGGAGTTCAGCAGCGACTACTCCGGTGTCAACATCGACATCTCCTCGACCGGCACCGGCGGTGGCTTCTCGAACCACTTCTGTCCGGCCAACACCGACTTCAACAACGCCAGTCGGGAAATCATGCCGGAAGAGGAGGAACTGTGTGCCGACAATAACGTCGACTATATAGAACTGACCGTGGCGACGGACGCGCTGACCGTCGTCGTCAACAACGAGGCGGATTTCGTGGACTGCCTGACCGTCGAGGAACTGGCGAGCATCTGGGAGTCGGATGCCGTCGAGACGTGGGACGAGGTCCGCGACGAGTTCCCTAACGAACCGATCGAGCGGTACGGTGCGGCCGACACGTCCGGCACCTACGACTACTTCATCGAGAACGTGCAGGGCGCGGAGGCCGGCCACACCGACGATTATCAGGCGACCGAACGCGACGATACCATTGCACAGGGCGTCGCCGGCAGTGAATACGCCATCGGTTACTTCGGCTTTTCCTACTACTACAACAACCCGGATGAGGTGAAAGCCCTCGGCATCGACAACGGCGACGGCTGTGTCAAGCCGAGCCTCGATACTGCCTCTTCCGGCGAGTACCAGCCGCTCTCGCGGAGACTCTACACGTATCCGTCGATGTCGTCGCTGGCCAAAGACCACGTCGCCGAGTTCGCCCGCTTCGTCGTCGAACAGACCACCAACGAGGAACTCGTCGCACAGGATGTCGGCTACGTGCCCCTGAACGACTCACGGCAGGAAGAAGAGATGAACAAACTGGAATCGGCGATCGAGGACGCCCAGAGCTAA
- the pstC gene encoding phosphate ABC transporter permease subunit PstC, with product MSQADGPDLQRSGTIDRLRERSYSGFFLACATVTLLTTLAIFLTLLSDAVAFFIEYNVIEFLTGLEWSPNPRGDGYIFGIIPLLIGTIVVTITAAFVALPIGTLTAIYLSEYATPRARSILKPMLEILAGIPTVVYGYFALVYVTPVLEATLFPNISTFNALSASLMVGIMTIPMVSSISEDAMSAVPDELRQAGYGLGATKFEVSTGIVVPASISGIASSYILAVSRAIGETMIVVVAMGAQANLPPIREIAIGSGIPYVNPADVLLEPGMTITVAMVQIAGGDLTGGSIAYDAMFALGLTLFVVTLIMNIISDIVAQRYREEY from the coding sequence GTGAGCCAAGCGGACGGGCCGGACCTGCAGCGCTCCGGTACCATCGACAGACTCAGAGAGCGGTCCTATAGCGGCTTCTTCCTCGCGTGTGCGACGGTGACGCTGTTGACGACGCTGGCGATTTTCCTGACCCTGCTTTCGGACGCGGTGGCCTTCTTCATCGAATACAACGTCATCGAGTTCCTGACGGGCCTGGAGTGGAGTCCGAACCCCCGTGGTGACGGCTACATCTTCGGCATTATCCCGCTTTTAATCGGGACCATCGTCGTCACGATAACCGCCGCGTTCGTGGCGCTGCCCATCGGGACGCTAACGGCCATCTACCTCAGCGAGTACGCCACCCCGCGCGCACGGTCGATTCTCAAGCCGATGCTTGAAATCCTCGCCGGCATCCCGACGGTCGTCTACGGCTACTTCGCGCTGGTCTACGTGACGCCCGTACTGGAGGCGACGCTGTTCCCGAACATCAGCACGTTCAACGCCCTCTCGGCGTCGCTGATGGTCGGTATCATGACTATCCCGATGGTCTCCTCCATCAGCGAGGACGCGATGAGTGCGGTCCCCGACGAACTCCGACAGGCGGGCTACGGCCTCGGCGCCACGAAATTCGAGGTCTCGACCGGTATCGTCGTCCCCGCATCGATTTCGGGCATCGCCTCCTCGTACATTCTCGCGGTCTCGCGTGCCATCGGCGAGACGATGATCGTCGTCGTCGCGATGGGCGCGCAGGCGAACCTGCCGCCGATTCGCGAAATCGCGATTGGTAGCGGCATCCCTTACGTCAATCCCGCGGACGTCCTCCTCGAACCCGGGATGACGATTACGGTGGCGATGGTCCAGATCGCGGGCGGTGACCTCACCGGTGGCTCCATCGCCTACGACGCGATGTTCGCCCTCGGGTTGACGCTCTTCGTGGTCACGCTCATCATGAACATCATCAGCGACATCGTCGCACAGCGCTACCGGGAGGAGTACTGA
- a CDS encoding PstS family phosphate ABC transporter substrate-binding protein produces MTRRDALKAFGGAGTVAVAGCLETENSDSEGLSGNINIAGSSTVFPLMSAIAEEFSSDYSGVNIDISSTGSGGGFSNHFCPGNTDFNNASREIKPQEEELCANNDVDYIELVAATDALTVVVNNEADFVDCLTIEELASIWKSDAVQTWDEVRDEFPNEEIKRFGAADTSGTYDYFIENVQGSEAGHTDDYQATERDDTIAQGVAGSKYAIGYFGFSYYYNNPDDVKALGIDNGDGCIKPSLDTASSGKYQPLSRELYTYPAMSSLAKDHVAEFARFFVEQTTNEELVAQDVGYVPLSDEKQEEQMEKLEAAIEEAQG; encoded by the coding sequence ATGACGCGACGTGACGCGCTAAAGGCCTTCGGCGGTGCTGGCACCGTCGCGGTGGCTGGCTGCCTCGAAACCGAAAACAGCGACTCGGAGGGGCTCTCCGGGAATATCAATATCGCTGGGTCGAGCACCGTGTTCCCGTTGATGAGCGCAATCGCGGAGGAGTTCAGCAGCGACTACTCCGGTGTCAACATCGACATTTCGTCGACAGGGTCGGGCGGCGGCTTCTCGAACCACTTCTGTCCGGGCAACACCGACTTCAACAACGCCAGTCGGGAAATCAAGCCCCAGGAAGAGGAGCTGTGTGCGAACAACGACGTCGACTATATAGAACTCGTCGCCGCGACGGACGCGCTGACCGTCGTCGTCAACAACGAGGCGGATTTCGTGGACTGTCTGACAATCGAGGAGTTGGCGAGCATCTGGAAATCCGACGCGGTTCAGACCTGGGACGAAGTGCGTGACGAGTTCCCCAACGAGGAGATCAAGCGGTTCGGCGCGGCCGACACGTCCGGTACCTACGACTACTTCATCGAGAACGTCCAGGGGTCGGAGGCCGGCCACACCGACGATTATCAGGCGACCGAACGCGACGACACCATCGCACAGGGTGTCGCCGGCAGCAAGTACGCCATCGGTTACTTCGGCTTTTCCTACTACTACAACAATCCCGACGACGTCAAGGCCCTCGGCATCGACAACGGCGACGGCTGTATCAAGCCGAGCCTCGATACTGCCTCTTCCGGCAAGTATCAGCCCCTCTCTCGCGAACTCTACACGTATCCGGCGATGTCGTCGCTGGCCAAAGACCACGTCGCCGAATTCGCCCGCTTTTTCGTCGAACAGACCACCAACGAGGAACTCGTCGCACAGGACGTCGGCTACGTGCCCCTGAGCGACGAAAAACAGGAAGAACAGATGGAGAAACTCGAAGCCGCCATTGAGGAAGCACAGGGCTGA
- the arsB gene encoding ACR3 family arsenite efflux transporter translates to MTAAETHDHGPNCGCEACGDPRSMDLLDKYLTVWIFLAMGVGVVLGFVAPGVVEPIQEYYLVEIGLVLMMYPPLAKVDYGRLPRVFRQWRVLSLSLLQNWLIGPTLMFGLAVFFFSGLVPGLPARPEYFLGLVFIGMARCIAMVLVWNDLADGSSEYAAGLVAFNSVFQILTYGVYVWFFALFLPPLLGMDALVASIETFDISVGQVFRAIAVFLGLPFLAGILTRTGGVRLKGEDWYDDSFIPTISPLTLVALLFTVVVMFATQGDTIVEAPTDVLLIAVPLTIYFVVMFLVSFAMGHGIGADYSTTTAIGFTAASNNFELAIAVAVAVFGVGSGVAFATVVGPLIEVPVLLSLVYVATWFQQRFDWVGHDTGSLDSADTPANPPTEDD, encoded by the coding sequence ATGACCGCGGCAGAAACCCATGACCACGGCCCGAACTGCGGCTGTGAGGCATGCGGCGACCCGCGGTCGATGGACCTCCTCGACAAGTATCTCACCGTCTGGATCTTCCTCGCGATGGGCGTCGGCGTCGTACTCGGCTTCGTCGCGCCCGGGGTAGTCGAGCCGATACAGGAGTACTACCTCGTCGAAATCGGCCTCGTGTTGATGATGTATCCGCCGCTAGCGAAGGTCGACTACGGCCGTCTCCCCAGAGTCTTCCGACAATGGCGCGTGCTCAGTCTGAGTCTGCTTCAGAACTGGCTCATCGGGCCGACGCTGATGTTCGGCCTCGCGGTGTTCTTCTTCAGCGGGCTGGTACCCGGCCTGCCCGCCCGCCCGGAGTATTTCCTCGGCTTGGTGTTCATCGGGATGGCCCGGTGTATCGCGATGGTGCTCGTCTGGAACGACCTCGCCGACGGCTCCAGCGAGTACGCCGCCGGGTTGGTCGCGTTCAACAGCGTCTTCCAGATACTCACCTACGGCGTCTACGTCTGGTTTTTCGCCCTGTTCCTGCCGCCGCTTCTGGGGATGGACGCGCTCGTCGCCAGCATCGAAACCTTCGACATCTCCGTCGGGCAGGTCTTCCGTGCTATCGCCGTCTTTCTCGGCCTCCCGTTCCTGGCGGGTATCCTCACGCGCACGGGTGGCGTCCGACTTAAAGGCGAAGACTGGTACGACGACTCGTTCATCCCGACTATCAGCCCGCTGACGCTCGTCGCCCTCCTGTTTACCGTCGTCGTGATGTTCGCAACGCAGGGTGACACCATCGTCGAGGCACCGACCGACGTGTTGCTCATCGCGGTGCCGTTGACTATCTACTTCGTCGTCATGTTCCTCGTGAGTTTCGCGATGGGTCACGGCATCGGCGCCGACTACTCCACGACGACGGCCATCGGTTTTACCGCCGCCTCGAACAACTTCGAACTCGCTATCGCCGTCGCCGTCGCCGTCTTCGGCGTCGGCTCCGGCGTCGCCTTCGCCACCGTCGTCGGCCCGCTCATCGAGGTGCCGGTGTTGCTCTCGCTGGTCTACGTCGCTACCTGGTTCCAGCAGCGGTTCGACTGGGTCGGCCACGACACCGGCAGTCTCGATAGTGCGGATACACCCGCAAACCCACCCACTGAGGACGATTGA